One genomic window of Chlamydiales bacterium STE3 includes the following:
- a CDS encoding hypothetical protein (Product derived from UniProtKB/Trembl:Q6M9M2) — protein sequence MPYTIVLTPPVDQRAKYVEASQQLYSAHHPSYLLNGEGTSSPHITIVQFDCESSDLANRVWLEFCSRVKEENFAPFSPAFTEVIYKEGAGPYEGTTWVEISVNKEDPSSPLMAVHHIAVEILKSYDLKIHNAIQESFRPHLTLARIEMPKTLKACPSSLYENPGKFNLEFGQSDEKWQYAKRLGVFV from the coding sequence ATGCCTTACACTATTGTTCTTACACCTCCTGTAGATCAGAGAGCTAAGTATGTCGAAGCTTCTCAGCAACTTTATTCTGCTCACCACCCAAGCTATCTACTCAATGGAGAAGGCACATCTTCCCCCCATATCACGATCGTGCAGTTTGATTGCGAGTCTTCCGATTTAGCTAACCGCGTTTGGCTGGAATTTTGTAGCAGGGTAAAAGAAGAGAACTTTGCTCCATTTTCTCCAGCATTTACTGAAGTTATTTATAAAGAAGGGGCTGGACCTTATGAAGGCACAACTTGGGTAGAAATATCGGTAAATAAAGAGGACCCAAGTTCACCACTCATGGCCGTCCACCATATTGCTGTAGAAATTTTAAAAAGCTATGATCTGAAAATTCACAATGCCATTCAAGAGAGCTTTCGGCCCCATCTAACTCTTGCGCGCATAGAAATGCCAAAAACCTTAAAGGCTTGTCCTAGTTCACTCTACGAAAATCCCGGGAAATTCAATTTAGAATTTGGGCAATCTGATGAGAAATGGCAGTATGCAAAAAGGCTAGGCGTTTTTGTTTAA
- a CDS encoding hypothetical protein (Product derived from UniProtKB/Swiss-Prot:Q9X0Y1;Gene name derived from UniProtKB/Trembl:Q6M9M1;EC number derived from UniProtKB/Swiss-Prot:Q9X0Y1;Phosphorylated carbohydrates phosphatase TM_1254) — MVFGVLTAVNTLFSDLFIRCNFCLIVFILAAGLSFFSVNADLYQGIHAVIFDCDGVLVDTEYLKFLAWQEVLASKNIDFTIEDYKPLIGHSSENILKMIEKAKAVKLPCQIIEWKNSKYRLLQGQGVVAIQPMVDFVRCLSKEKNKLGISLALASSAPREEILINLRHIGLEEAFDLIISGTEDLENYVDVEGINKPKPYIYIEASKRLNVSPKCCLVFEDTKAGVDAAADAGMQVIAIPNPFTTNQDFSKASKILFSHKELPSIEVFQH, encoded by the coding sequence ATGGTTTTTGGGGTATTGACAGCAGTAAATACGCTTTTTTCTGACCTTTTTATTAGATGCAACTTCTGTTTAATTGTCTTTATACTTGCGGCTGGCCTTTCTTTTTTCTCCGTGAACGCAGATCTTTATCAAGGCATCCATGCTGTGATTTTTGATTGCGATGGCGTTTTGGTAGATACAGAGTATTTAAAATTTTTGGCGTGGCAAGAGGTTTTAGCCAGCAAGAATATAGATTTTACCATCGAAGATTATAAGCCTCTTATTGGACATAGTTCTGAAAATATTCTTAAAATGATTGAAAAAGCGAAAGCTGTAAAGTTACCTTGTCAAATTATCGAATGGAAAAATTCTAAATACAGATTGCTGCAAGGACAAGGAGTAGTAGCCATTCAGCCAATGGTTGATTTTGTCCGTTGTTTGTCCAAAGAAAAAAACAAACTTGGAATATCCTTAGCTCTTGCTTCTTCAGCTCCAAGAGAAGAGATTCTTATTAATTTGCGCCACATTGGATTAGAAGAAGCCTTTGATCTCATCATTTCGGGAACTGAAGATTTAGAGAATTATGTAGACGTAGAAGGTATAAATAAGCCAAAGCCCTATATTTACATCGAAGCTTCCAAGCGCTTAAACGTCTCACCCAAATGTTGTCTTGTCTTTGAAGACACAAAAGCAGGTGTAGATGCAGCAGCAGACGCAGGAATGCAAGTCATCGCAATACCCAACCCATTCACGACAAACCAAGATTTTTCGAAAGCTTCCAAGATTCTTTTTTCTCATAAAGAATTGCCTTCTATTGAAGTTTTTCAACATTAA
- a CDS encoding Uncharacterized protein (Product derived from UniProtKB/Trembl:F8KY51), translating into MNNLAENNLVRFMRIVKKKDGLHAIFKATGMKGGAQFTATITVDMSAVEVSATDPLEKIIEHCARVAIKEFKKSELQFEGIGAV; encoded by the coding sequence ATGAATAATTTAGCAGAAAATAATCTCGTTCGATTTATGAGAATTGTTAAAAAAAAGGATGGATTGCATGCAATTTTTAAAGCCACTGGGATGAAAGGCGGCGCTCAATTTACTGCAACCATTACCGTCGACATGTCTGCTGTAGAAGTCAGCGCAACAGATCCTCTTGAAAAAATTATCGAACATTGCGCTCGTGTGGCCATCAAAGAATTCAAAAAGTCCGAATTACAATTCGAAGGAATTGGTGCTGTTTAG
- a CDS encoding Uracil-DNA glycosylase (Product derived from UniProtKB/Swiss-Prot:A6L7T5;Gene name derived from UniProtKB/Swiss-Prot:A6L7T5;EC number derived from UniProtKB/Swiss-Prot:A6L7T5), which translates to MIPFELEPSWQAALKEELSKPYILQLKAFVESERAALPNAIYPPKDLVFNAFWKTPFDKVKVVIVGQDPYHGPGQAHGLSFSVPENVPAPPSLQNIFKEIQADLHKPSSSKGCLLSWAEQGVLLLNTLLTVRRGAPLSHQKKGWEQFTDAVLRQLADSENPIVFVLWGRSAQEKYANALKSHKSTPHLVLKAAHPSPFSAHNGFFGCKHFSKINDFLIQHEKKPIQW; encoded by the coding sequence ATGATCCCCTTTGAACTGGAACCCTCATGGCAAGCCGCTTTAAAAGAAGAACTCTCAAAACCCTATATTCTTCAACTAAAGGCTTTCGTAGAAAGCGAACGAGCAGCCTTGCCTAATGCAATCTACCCCCCAAAAGATCTCGTTTTCAATGCTTTTTGGAAAACTCCTTTTGATAAAGTGAAAGTCGTCATTGTGGGACAAGACCCCTACCACGGACCTGGGCAAGCGCATGGACTGAGTTTTAGCGTCCCTGAAAATGTCCCAGCGCCTCCTTCGCTTCAGAATATTTTTAAAGAAATCCAGGCTGATCTTCATAAACCGAGTTCGAGTAAAGGCTGCTTGCTTTCATGGGCAGAACAAGGCGTTTTGCTTCTTAATACGTTGCTGACAGTACGTAGAGGAGCCCCTCTCTCTCACCAAAAGAAAGGGTGGGAGCAGTTTACAGACGCGGTCCTTCGCCAACTTGCAGATTCAGAAAATCCTATCGTTTTCGTCCTTTGGGGCAGATCGGCCCAAGAAAAATACGCCAATGCTTTGAAATCTCACAAGAGTACGCCTCATCTTGTTTTGAAGGCTGCCCATCCCTCACCTTTTTCTGCCCATAATGGATTTTTTGGTTGTAAACACTTTTCAAAAATTAATGATTTCTTGATTCAGCATGAGAAAAAACCCATTCAATGGTAA